A part of Desulfobacter sp. genomic DNA contains:
- a CDS encoding response regulator produces MAKIMVLDDVKDAGDLIQRILERKGHSVTPFTEEEEAIFHVAKKGTDLAILDIKLKKMNGVEVLEELKKKDPGIKVIMLTGYPTIETARESLRMGASAYCVKPIDKDELEEKVEEVLKE; encoded by the coding sequence ATGGCTAAGATTATGGTCTTGGACGATGTAAAGGATGCAGGCGATTTAATCCAAAGAATTCTCGAGCGCAAAGGCCATAGCGTCACTCCCTTTACCGAAGAGGAGGAGGCCATTTTTCATGTGGCCAAAAAAGGGACCGACCTGGCCATTCTGGACATCAAACTCAAAAAGATGAACGGCGTGGAAGTGCTGGAGGAACTGAAAAAAAAAGATCCCGGTATCAAAGTGATCATGCTCACCGGCTATCCCACCATTGAAACCGCCCGGGAAAGTTTGCGCATGGGGGCCTCGGCCTATTGTGTCAAACCCATTGACAAGGATGAACTGGAGGAAAAAGTGGAAGAGGTCCTCAAGGAATGA
- a CDS encoding DUF370 domain-containing protein — protein sequence MEQVLLNIGFGNTVVAERVVAILSPNSSPMKRVKDEARDDRRLVDVTHGRKTRAIIITDSNHVILSAIQAETISSRFEALSHQEAEDEAPRGKGKEQG from the coding sequence ATGGAGCAGGTACTCTTAAATATAGGGTTCGGTAACACCGTGGTGGCGGAGCGGGTGGTGGCTATTTTGTCCCCCAATTCATCCCCCATGAAACGGGTGAAGGACGAGGCAAGGGATGACCGCCGGCTGGTGGATGTGACCCACGGCCGGAAGACCCGTGCCATTATCATTACCGATTCAAACCACGTGATTCTCTCCGCCATTCAGGCGGAAACCATTTCATCCCGGTTCGAAGCGCTGTCCCATCAGGAGGCCGAGGATGAGGCCCCCAGGGGCAAGGGGAAAGAACAAGGCTGA
- the gmk gene encoding guanylate kinase, with translation MVARGRLFIVSAPSGAGKTTLVRQILKRFSRLSYSVSHTTRPPREGEVHGTDYFFTDKTTFKALIDSGQMLEWAKVHDNYYGTSKPFVQEQLDAGNSILLDIDVQGGQQIMETDLDPVSIFIMPPSLEALEERLLRRGTDSPEVIRRRLDNAVGEMEQRNGYDHVLVNDRLEDAVDALSDIFAQALGEA, from the coding sequence ATGGTAGCCAGAGGCAGGTTATTTATCGTCTCCGCCCCCTCGGGGGCGGGAAAAACCACATTGGTCCGGCAGATCCTCAAGCGGTTCAGCCGGCTCTCCTATTCCGTCTCCCACACCACCCGTCCCCCCCGGGAAGGGGAGGTTCACGGAACCGATTATTTTTTTACGGATAAGACCACATTCAAGGCCCTCATCGACAGCGGCCAGATGCTGGAATGGGCCAAGGTCCATGACAATTACTACGGCACCTCCAAGCCCTTTGTTCAGGAGCAGCTGGACGCGGGCAACAGTATTCTTCTGGATATCGATGTCCAGGGGGGGCAGCAGATAATGGAAACCGATTTAGATCCGGTTTCCATATTCATTATGCCCCCTTCCCTGGAGGCATTGGAAGAGCGGCTGCTGAGACGGGGCACGGACAGCCCCGAAGTCATCCGCAGGCGTCTGGACAATGCCGTGGGGGAGATGGAACAGAGGAATGGGTACGACCATGTCCTGGTCAATGACCGTCTGGAAGACGCCGTGGATGCCTTGAGCGATATCTTTGCCCAGGCCCTTGGGGAGGCATAA
- a CDS encoding PAS domain-containing protein — MKPGFREKLLMGFFGLLLVQGLVIFLWFSHAMKASVLDEIKNRGVSTGTSLAVGLVEPMLAMDYLRMKVLMDETTRLGNDIFYTFVLDPDQNILAHTFNSGFPVELKRVNPLNGAGPSSLKLLDTGRQMVYDYAIPITVNNDFLGTLRLGLSQTRAEKVVNQVLVSTIIIILLAIFLAGLVGTLLVNPLIRSVKKLHDSSEQALKGNLDVHTAPTLDRNCWDIMACNREECPAYKNYHHRCWYLAGTLCPTCVEGEYAKKIQSCQHCRVYRKCSGDEIQSLAESFDAMTLSLRGNLSDLKAAEKILNEQKARLQTILDAIPDFISLQDQDGRYVSVNKAFCQILGKPRNEIIGRFNQDLFPPDAAALYNEEDRRILSTGTPLEKENQIKGPNGIKWLHVVKISVSQKTDRPKGLVCSGRDISMLKAVQDQLTHAQKMESVGSLAAGVAHEINTPLGIILGYGQLLLEDVNSEGQVYKDVEVIVKQTKICSKIVKDLLSFSRSNKSVVTDFDVHGALEEVIAVVEHTFSLNHVSIHRGFHGAPLSMKGDKEKIKQVFINLLNNAFDAIDTHGKIYVTTGSVKSGREIRISFIDTGCGIKKDNLVKIFEPFYTTKGPDKGTGLGLSVTFGIIKEHRGRIKAYSPPKTDKTLARGTQFVVFLPTDSN; from the coding sequence ATGAAGCCCGGATTCAGGGAAAAACTGCTCATGGGATTTTTCGGCCTTCTCCTGGTCCAGGGCCTGGTCATCTTTCTGTGGTTCAGCCACGCCATGAAAGCCTCGGTTCTTGATGAAATCAAAAACCGGGGGGTTTCCACGGGCACCAGCCTGGCCGTGGGGCTGGTAGAGCCCATGCTGGCCATGGACTATCTGCGGATGAAGGTGCTCATGGACGAAACCACCAGGCTCGGCAATGATATATTTTACACCTTTGTACTGGATCCCGACCAAAACATTCTTGCCCACACCTTTAATAGCGGATTCCCGGTCGAACTCAAACGGGTCAATCCCCTGAACGGCGCCGGCCCGTCATCGCTGAAATTATTAGATACCGGCAGGCAGATGGTCTATGACTACGCCATTCCCATCACGGTCAACAACGATTTCCTGGGCACCCTGCGCCTGGGGCTGTCCCAGACCCGGGCGGAAAAAGTGGTCAACCAGGTGCTGGTGTCCACCATCATCATCATCCTGCTGGCCATTTTTCTGGCAGGGCTGGTGGGGACATTGCTGGTCAACCCGTTGATCCGCAGCGTTAAAAAGCTTCATGATTCTTCGGAGCAGGCCTTAAAAGGCAACCTGGATGTGCACACCGCCCCGACCCTGGACAGAAACTGCTGGGATATCATGGCCTGCAACAGGGAAGAATGCCCGGCCTACAAAAATTACCACCACCGGTGCTGGTACCTGGCCGGCACCCTCTGCCCCACCTGTGTGGAGGGCGAGTATGCCAAAAAAATCCAATCCTGCCAGCACTGCCGGGTCTACCGCAAGTGTTCAGGGGACGAAATCCAGAGCCTGGCCGAAAGTTTCGATGCCATGACCCTTTCCCTGCGGGGAAATTTGTCCGACCTGAAAGCGGCGGAAAAAATCCTCAATGAGCAGAAGGCCAGGCTCCAGACCATTCTGGATGCCATCCCCGATTTTATATCCCTCCAGGACCAGGACGGCAGGTATGTCTCCGTGAACAAGGCGTTTTGTCAGATACTTGGCAAGCCCCGTAACGAGATTATCGGGCGGTTCAACCAGGACCTGTTTCCGCCGGACGCGGCCGCCCTGTATAACGAGGAAGACCGCCGTATTCTATCCACCGGCACCCCCCTTGAAAAAGAAAATCAGATCAAAGGCCCCAATGGGATCAAATGGCTTCATGTGGTCAAAATTTCCGTTTCGCAGAAAACAGACCGTCCCAAGGGGCTGGTCTGCAGCGGCAGGGACATCTCCATGCTCAAGGCGGTCCAGGACCAGCTCACCCATGCCCAGAAAATGGAATCCGTGGGAAGCCTGGCCGCAGGCGTGGCCCATGAAATAAATACGCCCCTGGGGATTATTCTCGGATACGGCCAGCTTCTGCTCGAAGATGTGAACAGTGAGGGGCAGGTCTATAAAGATGTTGAGGTCATTGTAAAGCAGACCAAAATCTGCTCGAAAATTGTTAAAGACCTGTTGAGCTTTTCCCGTTCCAATAAATCCGTTGTTACGGATTTTGACGTCCACGGCGCCCTTGAGGAGGTGATCGCCGTTGTGGAGCATACCTTCAGCCTGAATCATGTTTCCATCCACCGCGGTTTTCATGGGGCCCCCCTGTCCATGAAGGGGGATAAGGAAAAAATCAAGCAGGTGTTTATCAACCTGCTCAATAACGCCTTTGATGCCATAGACACCCACGGAAAGATATATGTGACAACCGGTTCTGTAAAGTCCGGCAGGGAGATCCGCATATCTTTCATTGATACGGGGTGCGGCATAAAGAAAGACAATCTGGTGAAAATTTTTGAACCCTTTTATACCACTAAAGGGCCGGACAAAGGGACCGGCCTGGGCCTCTCCGTAACCTTTGGCATCATCAAGGAGCACAGGGGGAGAATAAAGGCATATTCCCCGCCGAAAACGGATAAAACACTTGCCAGGGGCACTCAGTTTGTCGTATTTCTGCCCACAGATTCTAATTGA
- a CDS encoding DUF4416 family protein yields MSTPKPPDPAKLVVSVFMKDKALFGRIFDSLEAIGGPVDLMSRWLDFDFTDYYYKEMGTPLYRRLVAFKPLMAQEDLSGVKLATNALEQQFLSGGTLRQINIDPGYLLPSRFILATGKDYSHRIYIGKQIYADLTLMYTKEGFKSLEWTYPDYASQAVFQFLGQVRQKYLLDLKAVK; encoded by the coding sequence ATGAGTACGCCCAAACCGCCGGATCCGGCCAAGTTAGTGGTCTCTGTCTTTATGAAGGACAAAGCCTTGTTCGGCCGTATTTTTGACAGCCTGGAAGCGATCGGCGGGCCCGTGGACCTCATGTCCAGGTGGCTTGATTTTGATTTTACCGACTATTATTATAAAGAAATGGGGACGCCCCTGTACCGGCGGCTGGTTGCTTTCAAGCCCTTGATGGCCCAGGAGGACCTGTCCGGGGTCAAACTGGCCACCAATGCCCTGGAACAGCAGTTCCTCAGTGGCGGTACCCTCCGGCAGATCAATATTGATCCGGGATACCTGCTGCCCTCGCGGTTCATTCTGGCAACGGGTAAAGATTACTCCCACAGGATTTATATCGGAAAACAGATATATGCGGACCTGACCCTGATGTATACCAAGGAGGGGTTTAAATCCCTGGAGTGGACCTATCCGGATTATGCCTCCCAAGCTGTTTTTCAATTTCTGGGCCAGGTGCGGCAAAAATACCTGCTGGATCTCAAGGCCGTTAAATAA
- a CDS encoding dual specificity protein phosphatase family protein: MDYELTWITERLAVGHAPMSHAQLELIRDAGVNAIVNLCAEFSDLHEIEEKAGFEVCYLPIWDEDVPEMANMEEALAWMDEAIYLGKKVLVHCRHGIGRTGTFVTAYLIRKGLGLKAASKKLKRTLANPSTYGQWKLVKKYNKQSGMLKIRKPSLEIKNQVDLSHFFSDYEALVEKIDQEIERHEIKDEDPCGSGSHCCCARPFKLPFIEVIYLHTKMGWYLSSARRETVIHRARAAARQADAGCPFNQGKGCEIFKFRPVRCRAFGAKDFKQDSAQISPLLQELSRSVFLAFSGEFLETGQFQFSVAETVSGKFVQAYFNHMAAQMK, from the coding sequence ATGGACTATGAATTGACCTGGATTACGGAACGGCTGGCTGTGGGACATGCCCCCATGTCCCATGCCCAGCTTGAGCTCATCAGGGATGCCGGCGTCAACGCCATTGTGAATCTATGTGCAGAATTCAGCGATCTCCACGAAATCGAGGAAAAGGCGGGGTTTGAGGTCTGCTACCTGCCCATCTGGGATGAGGATGTCCCTGAAATGGCCAATATGGAAGAGGCGCTGGCCTGGATGGACGAGGCCATTTATCTGGGCAAAAAAGTCCTGGTCCACTGCAGGCACGGTATTGGCCGAACCGGCACCTTTGTCACCGCCTACCTGATCCGGAAAGGCCTGGGGCTGAAAGCGGCCTCCAAAAAATTAAAAAGAACACTGGCCAACCCGTCAACCTACGGCCAGTGGAAACTTGTAAAAAAGTACAATAAACAATCGGGCATGCTCAAAATACGAAAACCCTCGCTGGAAATAAAAAACCAGGTGGACCTCAGCCACTTTTTCAGCGATTATGAAGCCCTGGTGGAAAAAATCGACCAGGAGATTGAACGCCATGAGATCAAGGATGAGGACCCCTGCGGTTCGGGTTCCCATTGCTGCTGTGCCCGTCCCTTTAAACTTCCGTTCATCGAGGTGATCTATCTGCACACCAAAATGGGCTGGTATCTGAGTTCAGCCCGGCGGGAAACCGTCATACACCGGGCCAGGGCCGCGGCAAGGCAGGCCGATGCCGGCTGTCCTTTTAATCAGGGGAAGGGATGCGAAATATTCAAATTCAGGCCGGTCAGGTGCCGGGCCTTTGGTGCAAAGGATTTTAAGCAGGACAGCGCGCAGATCAGTCCCCTGCTCCAGGAATTGTCCAGAAGCGTTTTCCTGGCCTTTTCAGGGGAATTTCTGGAAACCGGACAATTTCAGTTTTCCGTTGCGGAAACGGTGTCCGGGAAATTCGTCCAGGCCTATTTCAATCACATGGCGGCCCAAATGAAATGA
- the rlmB gene encoding 23S rRNA (guanosine(2251)-2'-O)-methyltransferase RlmB: MVRNRKSDKGKGPGKAGRAGRPHKGEILYGFHSVYEALQAGRRRFDALIFSNRRSDPRMEKTAKLARSKNIPIRTLSPEELDEIAGGGNHQGICAKVSNFPVKPAGDIWGALRARSQDDPFFILILESIEDPHNMGALVRTALCAGADYIVIPKDRSAQPSPGVSRSSAGAMEHARIYVATNLAAFMRDLKEKGAWISGLDAGGDRGLFEADLTGDLALVVGGEHKGLRPGVRKECDFILSIPIAGAVNSLNASVAGGIAMYEARRQRG, encoded by the coding sequence ATGGTGCGCAATAGGAAAAGCGATAAAGGGAAGGGACCGGGAAAGGCCGGCCGCGCCGGGCGGCCCCATAAAGGCGAAATCCTCTACGGGTTTCATTCCGTATACGAGGCGCTCCAGGCCGGCCGCCGCCGTTTTGACGCCCTCATTTTTTCAAACCGGCGGTCCGATCCGCGGATGGAGAAAACCGCAAAACTGGCCCGCAGCAAAAACATACCCATCCGGACCCTTTCTCCGGAGGAACTGGATGAAATTGCCGGGGGCGGCAACCACCAGGGCATCTGTGCAAAGGTTTCCAATTTTCCGGTAAAGCCGGCCGGGGACATATGGGGAGCCCTCAGGGCGCGTTCCCAGGACGATCCGTTTTTTATTCTGATTCTGGAGAGCATTGAAGATCCCCACAATATGGGGGCACTGGTGCGTACGGCCCTGTGCGCCGGGGCCGATTACATCGTGATTCCCAAGGACCGGTCAGCCCAGCCTTCCCCGGGGGTTTCCAGAAGTTCCGCCGGGGCCATGGAACATGCCCGGATCTATGTGGCCACCAATCTGGCTGCCTTTATGAGGGATTTGAAGGAAAAAGGGGCCTGGATTTCCGGCCTGGATGCCGGAGGCGACAGGGGGCTGTTTGAGGCCGATCTCACCGGCGACCTGGCATTGGTGGTGGGCGGCGAGCACAAGGGGCTGCGCCCCGGTGTCCGGAAGGAGTGCGATTTTATCCTCTCCATTCCCATTGCCGGAGCGGTCAATTCTCTGAATGCATCCGTTGCCGGGGGAATTGCCATGTACGAGGCCCGGCGCCAGCGGGGGTAA
- a CDS encoding phosphate/phosphite/phosphonate ABC transporter substrate-binding protein, translating to MDLRTFFLLCMALILAGCDDNEHAISVDLSRTEQVIFRETPDVITYAYLPQYSHRVSYTRHQALVRYLRKETGLNIRQIFPDNFDQHMKMVGDNKIHISFSNPFIYVKIARRYGAHAFARIVEATKKETFRGQVITRTDNTAIQTLGDCRGKTWIAVDPTSAGGYLFPLGHFFSHGITKADFKEIAFAPGPGGKQEKVILSVFAGKYDLGTIREGALDVVAGKIDVAKIRIVSRTPTYPGWVYAAVKTLDNKSLDKIRTALVKLDFNQKDHREILEAANFVNVIPAMDADFDSVRQLTGRLGMEMDQ from the coding sequence ATGGATTTAAGGACATTTTTTCTTTTATGCATGGCTTTAATCCTGGCTGGATGTGATGATAACGAACACGCGATTTCTGTTGATTTAAGCCGGACCGAGCAGGTCATTTTCAGGGAAACCCCTGATGTCATCACCTACGCCTACCTTCCCCAGTATTCCCACAGGGTCTCTTATACCCGGCATCAGGCCCTGGTCAGGTACCTGAGAAAGGAAACCGGCCTGAACATCCGGCAGATTTTTCCGGACAATTTTGATCAGCATATGAAAATGGTGGGAGACAATAAAATACACATCTCCTTTTCCAATCCGTTTATCTATGTCAAAATCGCCCGCCGGTACGGTGCCCATGCCTTTGCCCGAATCGTCGAGGCCACAAAAAAAGAGACCTTCAGGGGGCAGGTGATCACCCGGACGGACAACACGGCCATACAGACCCTCGGGGACTGCCGGGGCAAAACCTGGATCGCCGTGGATCCCACATCGGCCGGCGGCTATCTCTTTCCCCTGGGACATTTTTTCAGCCATGGCATCACCAAGGCTGATTTTAAAGAAATCGCATTTGCGCCGGGGCCGGGTGGAAAGCAGGAAAAAGTCATTCTTTCCGTATTTGCAGGCAAGTACGACCTGGGCACCATACGTGAAGGCGCACTGGATGTGGTGGCGGGTAAAATAGATGTGGCAAAAATCCGGATAGTGTCCCGCACCCCGACCTATCCCGGATGGGTATATGCCGCGGTGAAAACCTTAGATAACAAAAGCCTGGATAAAATCCGTACGGCCCTGGTCAAACTTGATTTCAACCAGAAAGACCACAGGGAGATCCTGGAAGCGGCCAATTTTGTAAATGTGATTCCCGCCATGGACGCTGATTTTGACTCCGTCCGGCAATTGACCGGCCGCTTGGGAATGGAGATGGATCAATGA
- a CDS encoding YicC family protein, which produces MIKSMTAFAKASAQVGTLTADLTIRSYNSRYLDFAVHLPESCQPFEEDIKREIGRHHARGRMEVRVNLADTAEDQDLFEVDEIKARAYYKALSQVQSALGLSSDIPLDTVLGARQVITAAKREVDQDALKQVLVQAVGTAAKELDTMRRREGENLYQDLSARLADIEGRMETIEKLAASVPETYKARLNERLAALTEDADQIDPVRLAQEVAILADKSDVSEEIVRIHSHVKLFREIMDAEASQGRKLNFLIQEFNREFNTIGSKAGNPQLSHAVVDLKSELEKIREQVQNIE; this is translated from the coding sequence ATGATAAAAAGCATGACCGCCTTTGCAAAGGCTTCCGCCCAGGTGGGTACACTGACGGCGGATTTGACCATACGTTCATATAATTCCAGATATCTGGATTTTGCCGTCCATTTGCCTGAATCCTGCCAGCCTTTTGAGGAGGATATCAAACGGGAAATCGGCAGGCACCACGCCCGGGGCCGCATGGAAGTGCGGGTGAATCTGGCGGATACCGCAGAAGACCAGGATCTCTTTGAGGTGGATGAGATCAAGGCCCGTGCCTATTACAAGGCATTGTCCCAGGTCCAGTCTGCCCTGGGGCTGTCATCGGATATCCCCCTGGATACGGTGCTGGGGGCAAGACAGGTGATTACGGCGGCCAAACGGGAAGTGGATCAGGATGCCCTAAAGCAGGTATTGGTCCAGGCTGTGGGCACGGCTGCAAAGGAACTGGATACCATGCGCCGGCGGGAGGGGGAAAACCTCTACCAGGACCTCAGCGCCCGTCTGGCGGATATTGAGGGCCGGATGGAGACCATTGAAAAACTGGCCGCCTCGGTGCCTGAAACCTATAAAGCCAGGCTCAATGAACGGCTGGCCGCTTTGACCGAAGATGCGGACCAGATCGACCCGGTCCGCCTGGCCCAGGAAGTGGCCATCCTGGCGGATAAAAGCGATGTTTCCGAGGAAATCGTCCGGATCCACAGCCATGTTAAATTGTTCCGGGAAATTATGGATGCAGAAGCGTCCCAGGGCAGGAAGCTCAATTTTCTGATCCAGGAGTTCAACCGGGAATTCAACACCATCGGCTCAAAGGCGGGGAATCCCCAGCTTTCCCATGCCGTTGTGGATCTTAAATCAGAACTTGAAAAAATCCGTGAACAGGTACAGAACATAGAATAG
- a CDS encoding ABC transporter ATP-binding protein, which translates to MKTPSAGLSQSRRKKITDMVICHWKRLVLAALCMVVVAGANGAMALLVKPVMDDIFIARDREMLLLIPGLAVLVFFLKGAGSYGSEYLMNFIGERIIRQFRDSLYEKITDLPISYIHKEKTGALMSRITNDVNIVKGMVSTAVISLFRDSFSVVAFLCVIFYRDWKLACGAFIVLPLAFYPIVVFGRRIRRFSTGSQETMADLNAFLHETFSGAKIIKIFNLQGFEKGRFHEKTAELFRLEMKKVMTRALSSPVMEFLGGLGIAFIIWFGGMRVINGTSTPGVFFSFLTAVMMLYDPVKKLSNLNNTIQEGIAAATRIFDVLEEEDVIPEKPGARVLDAGVCEVAFEEVTFSYNPAEPPALDRISLKAAPGEVLALVGMSGGGKTSLVNLIPRLYDVTSGRVTIAGEDVRDLTVASLRDHISIVTQEPILFNETVRENIRYGKMDATDPDIEAAAKAAYAHEFIMGFPKGYDTVIGELGSRLSGGEKQRLCIARALIKNAPVLILDEATSALDSEAEKVVQKALENLMKGRTSFVIAHRLSTIDYASRIILLKNGSIAEEGTHDELMARKGAYYKLQSMQTGKPVFAE; encoded by the coding sequence ATGAAAACACCCTCTGCCGGATTGTCCCAGTCCCGCCGGAAAAAAATAACCGACATGGTCATCTGTCATTGGAAACGGCTGGTGCTGGCGGCCCTGTGCATGGTGGTGGTGGCCGGTGCCAACGGCGCCATGGCCCTATTGGTAAAGCCGGTAATGGATGATATATTCATTGCCAGGGACCGGGAGATGCTGCTGCTTATCCCCGGGCTGGCCGTCCTTGTTTTTTTCCTTAAAGGGGCCGGGTCCTACGGGTCTGAATATCTGATGAATTTCATCGGGGAACGGATCATCCGCCAGTTCAGGGACAGCCTATATGAAAAGATAACCGACCTGCCCATCAGTTACATCCACAAGGAAAAAACAGGGGCGCTCATGTCCAGGATCACCAATGACGTGAACATCGTCAAGGGGATGGTCTCCACGGCCGTGATCAGCCTGTTCCGGGATTCTTTCTCAGTGGTTGCCTTTTTATGCGTGATTTTCTACCGGGACTGGAAGCTGGCCTGCGGGGCCTTTATTGTCCTGCCCCTGGCATTTTATCCCATTGTGGTATTCGGCCGGCGAATCCGCCGTTTTTCCACCGGCTCCCAGGAGACCATGGCCGACCTCAATGCGTTCCTCCACGAAACCTTTTCCGGGGCCAAGATCATTAAGATATTCAACCTCCAGGGGTTTGAAAAGGGACGGTTCCATGAAAAGACCGCCGAGCTTTTCCGCCTTGAAATGAAAAAGGTCATGACACGGGCCCTGTCTTCTCCGGTGATGGAGTTCTTGGGCGGGCTGGGGATCGCCTTTATCATCTGGTTCGGCGGAATGCGGGTGATCAACGGCACCTCCACCCCCGGTGTGTTCTTTTCCTTTCTCACCGCCGTAATGATGCTCTACGATCCCGTGAAAAAATTGTCCAACCTTAACAATACCATCCAGGAAGGCATTGCCGCAGCCACACGGATATTCGATGTGCTGGAAGAGGAGGATGTTATCCCGGAAAAACCCGGGGCCCGCGTGCTGGACGCCGGTGTCTGCGAAGTGGCCTTTGAGGAGGTGACCTTTTCCTACAACCCGGCGGAGCCGCCTGCCCTGGACCGTATCAGCCTCAAGGCGGCACCGGGTGAGGTGCTGGCCCTGGTGGGCATGAGCGGGGGGGGCAAGACCAGCCTGGTGAACCTCATCCCCAGGCTTTATGATGTGACTTCGGGGCGGGTGACCATTGCCGGAGAGGATGTCAGGGATTTGACCGTGGCCTCCCTGCGGGACCATATTTCCATTGTGACCCAGGAGCCCATCCTTTTCAACGAGACCGTCCGGGAAAATATCCGGTATGGAAAGATGGACGCCACGGACCCGGACATCGAGGCGGCGGCAAAGGCCGCCTATGCCCATGAGTTTATCATGGGATTTCCCAAGGGATACGACACGGTGATCGGGGAACTGGGCTCCCGGCTTTCCGGCGGCGAAAAGCAGCGGCTCTGCATTGCCCGGGCCTTGATCAAGAATGCCCCTGTGCTGATCCTGGACGAGGCCACCTCGGCCCTGGATTCAGAGGCCGAAAAAGTGGTGCAAAAGGCCCTGGAAAATTTGATGAAGGGGCGGACCTCATTTGTCATTGCCCACCGTCTGTCCACCATTGATTATGCCTCCCGGATCATCCTGCTGAAAAACGGCAGTATCGCCGAGGAGGGGACCCATGACGAACTTATGGCCCGGAAAGGGGCCTATTATAAATTACAATCCATGCAGACGGGAAAACCCGTTTTTGCAGAGTAA
- a CDS encoding sugar phosphate isomerase/epimerase, giving the protein MKIGIMNNPSKSVYDEAEYCGKAGFDFLDLTIEGPNATDVEVAELRPILESYDLSITGHTDPCLPYAYPIQGVRDACFRELERCAGIFSALGAKVMNIHPCYFSPPAMRNQLVSFHMAALPPIVEMAASYGLTLVLENYKAPFDRVSTFKTLVAEVPGLKVHLDFGHTNFGLDDYGAFCRELGEEILHVHFSDNRSRSDDHMPLGIGTVDWKKAVASLKTAGYNGTITLEIFCNDPDMQHKYLGLSRELILELWG; this is encoded by the coding sequence ATGAAAATAGGAATAATGAATAATCCGTCAAAATCCGTCTATGATGAGGCCGAATACTGCGGGAAAGCCGGTTTCGACTTTTTGGATTTAACCATCGAAGGCCCCAATGCCACCGATGTCGAGGTTGCTGAACTGCGGCCGATTCTTGAATCCTATGACCTATCCATTACAGGACATACCGATCCCTGTCTTCCATATGCCTATCCCATCCAGGGGGTCAGAGATGCCTGTTTCAGGGAATTGGAGCGATGTGCAGGAATATTTTCCGCCTTGGGGGCGAAGGTCATGAATATCCATCCCTGTTATTTTTCTCCGCCGGCCATGAGAAACCAGTTGGTCTCCTTTCATATGGCGGCATTACCCCCCATTGTTGAAATGGCAGCATCATATGGGCTCACGCTGGTATTGGAAAACTATAAAGCCCCTTTTGACAGGGTCTCCACCTTTAAAACGCTGGTGGCAGAAGTGCCAGGGTTAAAAGTGCACCTGGATTTCGGACACACAAATTTCGGCTTGGATGATTATGGGGCGTTTTGCCGGGAGCTGGGAGAAGAGATCCTGCATGTCCATTTTTCTGACAACCGTTCCCGGTCCGATGACCATATGCCCCTGGGTATCGGCACCGTGGATTGGAAAAAAGCCGTGGCCTCATTAAAGACGGCCGGCTACAATGGGACCATTACCCTGGAAATTTTCTGCAACGATCCGGATATGCAGCACAAATACCTGGGGCTGAGCCGGGAGCTGATTCTGGAACTATGGGGGTAG
- a CDS encoding Trm112 family protein translates to MAVSKELLEILVCPKCKGEVELTEKEDGLVCHACSLVYEIKDDIPIMLIEEAKPV, encoded by the coding sequence ATGGCCGTTTCAAAGGAATTGCTTGAAATACTGGTCTGCCCCAAATGCAAGGGGGAAGTTGAACTCACGGAGAAAGAAGACGGCCTGGTGTGCCATGCCTGTTCCCTCGTGTATGAGATTAAGGATGATATCCCCATCATGCTCATTGAAGAGGCCAAGCCGGTGTAA